From Perognathus longimembris pacificus isolate PPM17 chromosome 4, ASM2315922v1, whole genome shotgun sequence, one genomic window encodes:
- the LOC125349925 gene encoding gamma-crystallin D isoform X2, giving the protein MNMLPAGPFVLFLPTQQPSCYIDGHTAPRTHTHSTSQPPPPAMGKITFYEDRGFQGRHYECSSDHSNLQPYFSRCNSVRVDSGCWMLYEQPNYSGCQYFLRRGDYPDYQQWMGLSDSIRSCRLIPDQAGSHRIRIYEREDYRGQMMEFTEDCPSLQDRFHFNDIHSLNVLEGCWILYEMPNYRGRQYLLRPGDYRRYHDWGAMNARVGSLRRVMDFY; this is encoded by the exons atgaacatgctccccGCGGGCCCCTTTGTGCTGTTCCTGCCAACGCAGCAGCCCTCCTGCTATATAGACGGCCACACTGCgccacggacacacacacactcgaccTCCCAGCCGCCTCCACCAGCCATGGGCAAG ATCACCTTCTACGAGGACCGGGGCTTCCAGGGTCGCCACTACGAGTGCAGCAGCGACCACTCCAACCTGCAGCCCTACTTCAGCCGCTGCAACTCGGTGCGCGTGGACAGCGGCTGCTGGATGCTCTATGAGCAGCCCAACTACTCGGGCTGCCAGTACTTCCTGCGGCGGGGTGACTACCCCGACTACCAGCAGTGGATGGGCCTCAGCGACTCCATCCGCTCCTGCCGCCTCATCCCCGAC CAA GCTGGATCTCACAGAATCAGGATCTACGAGAGGGAAGATTACAGAGGCCAGATGATGGAGTTCACCGAGGACTGCCCGTCTCTCCAGGACCGCTTCCACTTCAATGACATCCACTCCCTCAATGTGCTGGAGGGCTGCTGGATCCTCTATGAGATGCCCAACTACCGGGGCCGCCAGTACCTGCTGAGGCCAGGGGATTACAGGCGCTACCACGACTGGGGCGCCATGAACGCCAGGGTGGGCTCTCTGCGGAGAGTCATGGATTTCTATTAA
- the LOC125349925 gene encoding gamma-crystallin D isoform X1, giving the protein MNMLPAGPFVLFLPTQQPSCYIDGHTAPRTHTHSTSQPPPPAMGKITFYEDRGFQGRHYECSSDHSNLQPYFSRCNSVRVDSGCWMLYEQPNYSGCQYFLRRGDYPDYQQWMGLSDSIRSCRLIPDAGSHRIRIYEREDYRGQMMEFTEDCPSLQDRFHFNDIHSLNVLEGCWILYEMPNYRGRQYLLRPGDYRRYHDWGAMNARVGSLRRVMDFY; this is encoded by the exons atgaacatgctccccGCGGGCCCCTTTGTGCTGTTCCTGCCAACGCAGCAGCCCTCCTGCTATATAGACGGCCACACTGCgccacggacacacacacactcgaccTCCCAGCCGCCTCCACCAGCCATGGGCAAG ATCACCTTCTACGAGGACCGGGGCTTCCAGGGTCGCCACTACGAGTGCAGCAGCGACCACTCCAACCTGCAGCCCTACTTCAGCCGCTGCAACTCGGTGCGCGTGGACAGCGGCTGCTGGATGCTCTATGAGCAGCCCAACTACTCGGGCTGCCAGTACTTCCTGCGGCGGGGTGACTACCCCGACTACCAGCAGTGGATGGGCCTCAGCGACTCCATCCGCTCCTGCCGCCTCATCCCCGAC GCTGGATCTCACAGAATCAGGATCTACGAGAGGGAAGATTACAGAGGCCAGATGATGGAGTTCACCGAGGACTGCCCGTCTCTCCAGGACCGCTTCCACTTCAATGACATCCACTCCCTCAATGTGCTGGAGGGCTGCTGGATCCTCTATGAGATGCCCAACTACCGGGGCCGCCAGTACCTGCTGAGGCCAGGGGATTACAGGCGCTACCACGACTGGGGCGCCATGAACGCCAGGGTGGGCTCTCTGCGGAGAGTCATGGATTTCTATTAA
- the LOC125349926 gene encoding gamma-crystallin E — protein MGKITFYEDRGFQGRHYECSSDHSNLQPYFSRCNSVRVDSGCWMLYEQPNYSGCQYFLRRGDYPDYQQWMGLSDSIRSCRLIPYASSHRIRIYEREDYRGQMVEISEDCSSLQDRFHFGDFHSFHVLEGYWILYEMPNYRGRQYLLRPGDYRRYHDWGAMNARVGSLRRVMDFY, from the exons ATGGGCAAG ATCACCTTCTACGAGGACCGGGGCTTCCAGGGCCGCCACTACGAGTGCAGCAGCGACCACTCCAACCTGCAGCCCTACTTCAGCCGCTGCAACTCGGTGCGCGTGGACAGCGGCTGCTGGATGCTCTATGAGCAGCCCAACTACTCGGGCTGCCAGTACTTCCTGCGGCGGGGCGACTACCCCGACTACCAGCAGTGGATGGGCCTCAGCGACTCCATCCGCTCCTGCCGCCTCATCCCCTAC GCCAGCTCCCACAGGATCCGGATCTACGAGCGGGAGGACTACCGAGGCCAGATGGTCGAGATCTCCGAGGACTGCTCCTCTCTCCAGGACCGCTTCCACTTCGGGGACTTCCACTCCTTCCACGTGCTGGAGGGCTACTGGATCCTCTATGAGATGCCCAACTACCGGGGCCGCCAGTACCTGCTGAGGCCGGGGGATTACAGGCGCTACCACGACTGGGGCGCCATGAACGCCAGGGTGGGCTCTCTGCGGAGAGTCATGGATTTCTATTGA